A window of the Acidimicrobiales bacterium genome harbors these coding sequences:
- a CDS encoding peptidylprolyl isomerase, with protein MRERYAAETEGGVPCVSHILVGPEDEELANDLLAQLEDGADFPALAEQNSIDPGSAVAGGDLGCADPQQYVPEFRDAVIAAEVDELVGPVETDFGFHIIKVTGYENSAAIEERFTSMFDNVEVFVDPAFGTWNVDTQAVVDTATP; from the coding sequence CTGCGGGAACGTTACGCCGCCGAGACCGAAGGCGGGGTCCCCTGTGTCAGCCACATCCTCGTCGGTCCCGAAGACGAGGAACTGGCCAACGATCTCCTGGCCCAGCTCGAAGATGGTGCCGACTTCCCGGCGCTGGCCGAGCAGAACTCGATCGATCCCGGGAGCGCCGTCGCGGGCGGCGACCTCGGGTGCGCCGACCCCCAGCAGTACGTGCCCGAGTTCCGCGATGCTGTGATCGCCGCCGAGGTCGATGAGCTCGTCGGCCCGGTCGAAACCGATTTCGGTTTCCACATCATCAAGGTCACCGGCTACGAGAACTCCGCAGCCATCGAGGAGCGGTTCACCTCGATGTTCGACAACGTCGAAGTCTTCGTCGATCCCGCATTCGGCACCTGGAACGTGGACACCCAAGCGGTTGTCGACACGGCCACGCCGTGA
- a CDS encoding 2-oxoacid:ferredoxin oxidoreductase subunit beta, whose translation MTDVTLDPTQRGHWSSDQEVRWCPGCGDYGILAAMQFLHTELAEAGATTSTGHPIKRENTVFISGIGCAARFPYYMSTYGMHSIHGRSPAIATGLAVARPDLDIWVVGGDGDMLSIGGNHLIHALRRNVNLTILLFNNQIYGLTKGQYSPTSEIGKVTKSTPMGSIDTPFNPLSLAAGAGATFIARTHDLDRKHMIDTFRRAHEHRGASIIEIYQNCNVFNDGAFDEVTKRSNRAKMMIDLVDGQPIRFGEDNELGVVIDADGAHIKAVADVGEAAIAVHNEAHPNPAVAFALSQLANDRHSPTPFGVFRAVDRPEYVSAVSQQLIDANDAKGPGDLAALLRSGATWDVS comes from the coding sequence ATGACCGACGTCACGCTCGATCCCACCCAACGGGGCCACTGGTCGTCCGACCAAGAAGTCCGCTGGTGTCCCGGCTGCGGGGATTACGGCATTCTTGCCGCAATGCAGTTCCTGCACACCGAGCTGGCCGAGGCGGGTGCCACCACCTCGACCGGGCATCCGATCAAGCGAGAGAACACCGTGTTCATCTCCGGCATCGGTTGCGCCGCTCGGTTCCCGTACTACATGTCGACCTACGGCATGCACTCGATCCACGGTCGTTCACCGGCCATCGCCACGGGCCTGGCCGTTGCCCGTCCCGACCTCGACATCTGGGTCGTCGGCGGCGATGGCGACATGCTGTCCATCGGCGGCAACCATCTGATCCATGCGCTGCGCCGCAACGTGAACCTCACGATCTTGTTGTTCAACAACCAGATCTACGGCCTCACCAAGGGTCAGTATTCGCCCACCAGCGAGATCGGGAAGGTGACCAAGTCGACCCCGATGGGCTCGATCGACACCCCGTTCAACCCGCTCAGCCTGGCGGCCGGCGCCGGCGCCACGTTCATCGCCCGCACCCACGACCTCGATCGCAAGCACATGATCGACACGTTCCGCCGGGCGCACGAACACCGTGGCGCGTCGATCATCGAGATCTACCAGAACTGCAACGTCTTCAACGATGGCGCGTTCGATGAGGTCACCAAGCGCAGCAACCGGGCGAAGATGATGATCGACCTGGTCGACGGCCAGCCGATCCGCTTCGGTGAGGACAACGAACTCGGTGTCGTGATCGACGCCGATGGTGCCCACATCAAGGCGGTGGCCGATGTCGGCGAGGCCGCCATTGCCGTCCACAACGAAGCCCACCCGAACCCCGCGGTGGCCTTCGCTCTGTCCCAGCTGGCCAACGACCGGCACTCGCCCACGCCGTTCGGTGTGTTCCGTGCCGTCGACCGTCCCGAGTACGTGAGCGCAGTGAGCCAGCAGCTCATCGACGCCAACGACGCCAAGGGTCCCGGCGACCTGGCCGCCCTCCTGCGTTCCGGCGCCACCTGGGACGTCAGCTGA
- a CDS encoding GNAT family N-acetyltransferase → MSISDPDMVEFRDAVAADLPAVVELLRDDILGRDRETDDLEPYRRAFERIEADPHHRLVVGIFHREPVCCAQLSILPGLGHGGATVAQIEGVRVMSAMRGRGIGYVLVDHLMSEARKAGADQVQLMSSNERTGAQRFYARLGFEPSHVGMKRSL, encoded by the coding sequence ATGAGCATCTCCGACCCCGACATGGTCGAGTTCCGCGACGCGGTCGCCGCCGACCTGCCGGCCGTTGTCGAATTGCTGCGCGACGACATCCTCGGGCGAGACCGCGAGACCGATGACCTCGAGCCCTACCGCCGCGCCTTCGAGCGGATCGAGGCGGATCCGCACCATCGGCTCGTCGTCGGCATCTTTCATCGCGAGCCGGTCTGTTGCGCCCAGCTGTCGATCCTGCCCGGACTCGGACACGGCGGTGCGACCGTCGCCCAAATCGAAGGGGTGCGCGTGATGTCGGCGATGCGAGGTCGCGGCATCGGCTACGTGTTGGTCGACCATCTCATGTCCGAGGCCCGGAAGGCGGGAGCGGATCAGGTGCAGCTGATGAGCAGCAACGAGCGCACGGGGGCCCAACGGTTCTACGCCCGTCTCGGCTTCGAGCCCAGTCACGTCGGGATGAAGCGCTCGCTCTGA
- a CDS encoding 2-oxoacid:acceptor oxidoreductase subunit alpha: protein MTDIVDRVEVETLDHVVIRFAGDSGDGMQLTGDRFTSASAIAGNDLATLPDFPAEIRAPQGTEAGVSAFQVHISDHSIHTPGDQPDVLVAMNPAALKSQLQRLKPHGTLILNTDAFDERNFEKCGYTVDPRTDGSLDGYVVHEVPMSELTLGATEDLDVKKRDAERSKNFFALGLVSWMFSRPLEPTLDWIDAKFGKNPTVVAANKAAFHAGHAYGETTEMFGNQYQVKSAPQRPGTYTNITGNTATAWGMIAAGQLAKLPVFLGSYPITPASDILHELSAHKNFGVRTFQAEDEIAGIGSALGAAFGGHLAFTTTSGPGVALKGETIGLAVSIELPLVIIDVQRGGPSTGLPTKTEASDLLMALYGRHGESPMPVVAAYGPAQCFDAAIEASRIALKYRTPVLLLTDGYLANGAEPWLLPDVESLPDISVDFATGPNDVDADGNDVFHPYKRDPETLARPWALPGTPGLEHRVGGLEKADVTGNVNYDPSNHSRMTDLRQAKVDGIAKDIPLAEVQGDGTANILLVGWGSTHGAITSAREVLADEGIAADHVHITHLHPFPPNLGDIVRSYDHVFVPELNKGQLVKVLRSEFLVDAKPISKVMGLPFTANELATNIKALLGADQNDNQNGASA from the coding sequence GTGACCGACATCGTCGACCGGGTCGAAGTGGAAACACTCGATCACGTGGTCATCCGATTCGCAGGGGACTCTGGGGATGGCATGCAGCTCACGGGTGACCGGTTCACCTCGGCGAGCGCTATCGCGGGCAACGACCTTGCCACGCTCCCCGATTTCCCGGCCGAGATCAGAGCACCTCAGGGGACCGAGGCGGGTGTGTCTGCCTTCCAGGTGCACATCTCCGACCACAGCATCCACACGCCGGGTGATCAGCCCGACGTGTTGGTGGCCATGAATCCTGCGGCCCTCAAGAGCCAGCTGCAACGGCTCAAGCCCCACGGCACCCTGATCCTCAACACCGACGCGTTCGACGAACGCAACTTCGAAAAGTGCGGCTACACCGTTGATCCGCGCACCGACGGCAGCCTCGACGGCTATGTCGTGCATGAGGTCCCGATGAGCGAACTCACGCTCGGTGCCACCGAAGACCTCGACGTCAAGAAGCGCGACGCCGAACGCTCGAAGAACTTCTTCGCCCTCGGCCTCGTCAGCTGGATGTTCTCCCGTCCGCTCGAACCCACTCTCGACTGGATCGACGCCAAGTTCGGCAAGAACCCCACGGTCGTCGCTGCCAACAAGGCCGCCTTCCACGCCGGTCACGCCTATGGCGAGACCACCGAGATGTTCGGCAACCAGTACCAGGTCAAGTCGGCGCCGCAGCGGCCGGGGACCTACACGAACATCACCGGCAACACCGCCACCGCATGGGGCATGATCGCTGCCGGTCAGCTGGCCAAGCTTCCGGTCTTCCTCGGCAGCTACCCGATCACCCCGGCGTCCGACATCCTTCACGAGCTATCGGCCCACAAGAACTTCGGTGTTCGCACCTTCCAGGCCGAAGACGAGATCGCCGGCATCGGATCGGCACTCGGCGCTGCCTTCGGCGGCCATCTCGCCTTCACCACCACCTCCGGCCCGGGTGTGGCACTCAAGGGCGAGACCATCGGGCTCGCCGTGTCGATCGAGCTGCCCCTCGTCATCATCGACGTGCAACGTGGCGGACCCTCCACCGGTCTGCCCACCAAGACCGAGGCCAGCGATCTACTCATGGCGCTCTACGGTCGTCACGGCGAGTCGCCGATGCCGGTGGTGGCGGCCTATGGCCCCGCCCAGTGTTTCGACGCCGCCATCGAGGCCTCCCGCATCGCCCTGAAGTACCGCACCCCGGTGCTGCTGTTGACCGATGGCTATCTGGCCAACGGTGCCGAGCCGTGGCTCCTGCCCGACGTCGAGTCGTTGCCCGACATCAGCGTCGACTTCGCCACCGGACCGAACGACGTCGACGCCGACGGCAATGACGTCTTCCATCCCTACAAGCGTGACCCCGAGACCCTCGCCCGTCCCTGGGCGCTGCCGGGCACACCCGGCCTGGAGCACCGTGTCGGCGGTCTCGAGAAGGCCGACGTCACCGGCAACGTCAACTACGACCCGTCGAACCACTCCCGCATGACCGACCTGCGTCAGGCGAAGGTCGATGGCATTGCGAAGGACATCCCGCTTGCCGAAGTGCAGGGCGACGGGACGGCCAACATCCTCCTCGTCGGCTGGGGCTCCACCCACGGCGCGATCACCTCGGCCAGGGAAGTCCTCGCCGACGAAGGCATCGCTGCCGACCACGTGCACATCACGCACCTGCACCCCTTCCCGCCGAACCTCGGCGACATCGTTCGCAGCTACGACCACGTGTTCGTGCCCGAACTCAACAAGGGGCAGCTCGTGAAGGTGTTGCGTAGCGAGTTCCTGGTCGACGCCAAGCCGATCAGCAAGGTCATGGGTCTGCCGTTCACGGCGAACGAACTGGCCACCAATATCAAGGCGCTCCTCGGCGCCGATCAGAACGACAACCAGAACGGAGCCTCCGCATGA
- a CDS encoding MazG family protein — MIEQRAQITICGLGPGAIGDLTDQTRSVLAADRRVFLRTSRHPSATLAAGAETFDHIYDRADRLDAVYAAIADALVEAALAGDDVVYAVPGSPLVLERSVRHLRNDDRIDVELIPAISFLDTTWARLGIDPVEESVRLIDGHTFARDAAGERGPLLVAHAHASWVLSDIKLAIDAGPEQKVLVLQRLGTPDELITEVAWPDLDRVVDADHLTSLYLPEVTAPVARELHQSVELVHRLRQDCPWDQDQTHASLRKYLVEESYEVLDAIDQLVDADDDDVSAAYADLEEELGDLLFQVLFHAELAAEAGEFGIADVARTMHDKLVGRHPHVFGDVVANDAAAVVANWEAIKKVEKQRSSIMDGIPSALPALLLAEKVLKKADRSGYAASAEWVDTTLGSPLEPSDEASVGRYLLAIVEAARRHGLDPEAALRQETVAARRRYEAAEAAERLDQRWITG, encoded by the coding sequence GTGATCGAGCAGAGGGCGCAGATCACGATCTGCGGCCTCGGACCCGGTGCCATCGGTGACCTGACCGATCAGACCCGCTCGGTCCTCGCTGCCGATCGCCGGGTCTTCTTGCGAACGTCTCGACACCCGAGCGCGACACTGGCGGCCGGCGCCGAGACCTTCGATCACATCTACGACCGCGCCGACCGGCTCGATGCGGTGTACGCCGCCATCGCCGATGCGTTGGTCGAGGCAGCGCTGGCCGGCGACGACGTGGTCTACGCCGTTCCTGGCTCACCGCTCGTCCTCGAGCGTTCGGTACGCCACCTCCGCAACGATGACCGGATCGATGTCGAGCTGATTCCTGCGATCTCGTTCCTCGACACCACCTGGGCTCGACTCGGTATCGACCCGGTCGAGGAGAGCGTCCGACTCATCGACGGTCACACGTTCGCCCGTGACGCTGCCGGCGAACGAGGGCCACTCCTGGTCGCCCATGCCCATGCGTCGTGGGTCCTGTCCGACATCAAGTTGGCGATCGACGCCGGGCCGGAGCAGAAGGTGCTCGTCCTTCAGCGCCTCGGCACGCCCGACGAGCTGATCACCGAGGTGGCCTGGCCCGACCTCGACCGCGTGGTCGACGCCGATCACCTCACCTCGTTGTACCTGCCTGAGGTGACGGCACCGGTGGCCCGAGAGCTCCACCAGAGCGTCGAGCTCGTCCATCGGCTCCGCCAGGACTGCCCATGGGATCAAGACCAGACGCACGCGTCGCTGCGCAAGTATCTGGTCGAGGAGTCCTACGAGGTGCTCGACGCGATCGACCAATTGGTCGACGCCGACGACGACGATGTCTCGGCGGCCTATGCCGATCTCGAAGAAGAGCTGGGCGACCTGCTGTTCCAGGTGCTGTTCCACGCCGAGCTGGCGGCGGAGGCCGGCGAGTTCGGCATTGCCGACGTCGCTCGCACGATGCACGACAAGCTGGTCGGTCGCCACCCGCACGTCTTCGGTGACGTCGTCGCCAACGATGCAGCGGCGGTCGTGGCCAACTGGGAGGCGATCAAGAAGGTCGAAAAGCAGCGCTCCTCGATCATGGACGGCATCCCCTCGGCCCTGCCGGCGCTGTTGCTGGCCGAGAAGGTGTTGAAGAAGGCCGACCGCAGCGGCTACGCAGCCAGCGCCGAGTGGGTCGACACCACCCTGGGTTCGCCACTCGAGCCGAGCGACGAGGCGTCGGTGGGCCGATACTTGCTGGCGATTGTCGAGGCGGCGCGCCGCCACGGCCTCGACCCCGAGGCGGCGTTGCGTCAGGAGACCGTGGCCGCTCGTCGTCGTTACGAAGCGGCCGAGGCCGCCGAGCGTCTCGATCAGCGCTGGATCACCGGCTGA